The genomic window GTGTCGACGTCCCAGATGATCTCGCCGCTCTTGGCGGCATAGGCCCGCAGGTGGCCGTCCAGTCCGCCGGAGAACACAACACCAGGAATGGCGGTTACCGCAGCCGACTGCGCAGGGCTGCATCCCGGCCGATCTCCGCAGCCCGGATGTGCCGTGTGCCAGACGATCTCGCCCGTCGCCTGGTTCATCGCATACAGCCCGCCGCCCTGACTTGGATCGAGCTTCATGGGTAGCCCGAAGACCGATTTCTGCGCGCCGGCGGCGGCCGGCGGTACGGCCTTCATGCCGACATCCGACACCGCGACATAGACGTTCGCATCATCCGCAGCCGAGCCCCATTGCACGCCGCCGAGCGTGCTGCCGAGCCCCACCCGGCGCTGCCAGATGATGGCTCCATCGCGGTCCGGATCGAGCGCGTACACCATGCCGGATTTCTGGCCGGCAATGAGCGCACGACGTCCGTCAGGTAGATCGACCAGCATCGGAGAGGAGCCGAAATCGAAATCGGGACCCTTGGTGCCGGGGCAGTTAGCGCGATACTGGCTGCTGCACGCGACGTTGTAGGCATCACCCTCGGTCAGCTGCCGCGACCAGGCGAGCCGTCCGGTGCCCAGATCGAAGGCCACAAACGCGTCGGAGGTCGTGGAAGCCGGGTCCAGATAACTGTCGCCCGTCGTCGCGTAGATCCGACTTGTCTTGAGGTCGACGGTCGGCGACGACCAGATGGCGCCGCCAGAGGGTCCGAAGAGTTGGACGCCGATCTCGTTGAGGCGGATTGGCTGGGCCGGCGGGCTGACATAGCCGCGCCACAGCACCTCGCCGGTCCTGGCGTCGAGCGCGGCGATCAGACCGCGGAAGGTGCAGCAAGAATAGCGTGGGTCGATCGCCAATACCTCTTCGACGGAGGAGACTGGCACATAAAGCACATTATTGACCAATGTCGGCGCGCCCGTGATCACGGCCCCCGCATGCGCATCGATACGTCGCCTCCACAGCAGCTTTCCGCTCTCGGCATCGAGCGCATAAGTCTCACCGCGTTGATCGCCGAAATAGGCGGTCGTGCCCCGCTCATCCTCGCCGATGGTGATCGCGGTGCGTACGCCGAAGCCGGCGTCGAACACCCAGCGCTGGCAGCCAAGTCTGGCATCCAGCGCATAGACCTTGCCGCCCGCACTGCCCACGAAGACCCGGCCGCCCCAAACCGTCGGCTGCGCGTAGGCTCTGGTATCGCCGGGAAAGCCGAACGCCCATTTGAGCTTCAGGCGCGGAACATCGTCCGGCGAAAGCTGGGCCATGGCAGCGGGTTGAAACCGGTGTTGAGCGATGTCGACGCCCCAGCCGTTCCAGCGCGGCAACGAAGCGTCCGCCAGCGCGGGGCCCCGCTCACCGCACGTGGAATCCGGCAGTGGTTGCTGCTGCTCCGGCGCTGTCCCGACGAGATAGCGAACGATGGCCTGAATTTCGCGTTGGCTCAGGTCGCGCCCCTGCTGGCTCATCATGCCGAACATCAAGGCAAAGCTCATCCGCTCAGGCCTGAATTGCCGCAGCGCGTTGGCGTCAGGCGCGCGTGCCACGCCACCCTCGTGGCACGATGCGCAGCGCGTGCGGTAGAGCGCCTCGCCACGCGAGTTTAGCGCCTCCTCCGCATGATCCGGAAGCACGCCAGTGAGCAATATGCCCACTCCAAGCAGGAGGCGTGCGGAGAGCGTGCATCCAGAGCGGCGCCTGGCCGTACCCGTCATTCTCGCCTCCCTCGCATAATTGAAGCGTGCTTCGGCAACAGAAGATCAGCGCGCGGTCGTCAACGCGTACCACGAATGAACAACCGAAGCGAGCTTGAGCGATCCAGGATTACCGGAGGCGGTCATCTCCCGATACGGTCCTGTGACGGGCCGCCCGCGCCGCGGCTTATCCGCTTGCCGCGGCGTCTGCCTCGTAGGCGCTTCGGGAAGTACCCGAAACGGCGGTTCTCGGGCGCAAACGGGACGTTGGCAGGAAGGGTGAGGGTCCGCAGAGAGCCAATTTCGGCGGATTCATCGGGACTTTAGGCGGATTGATGTCCGCGCTAGCGCGGCGTGATCTCATTGACGGCAGCAATCTGCAGCCCAGCCTCGTTCAGCGCTTCAGTGATCTGCTTGGCCAGCAGCTTGGCTTCTTCGGTTCCGATTTGGACGTCAGGATGTCCCTTGAAGAACGCGCAAACCGTCGTGGCGATGATGGTATTCACCTGGTGCGGATCATCCATTTTCTGCACGCGAAATTGCGAATGACGTCACCGGATCGCCGGTGCGTCAGCCTGCAGGACCGAGACGGTCATCGCAAGCCAAAGACGAAAGAATGGCCGCGATCACAACGACAAGCCCTATGAGGTAAATCAGGCCGTTCATCGCAATTCTCCTCTTCGACTTGATGACTTGAATTTATTCGAGGGTCGTGGGCGTATCCTTGGCATTACACTGCTGAACGGTCAGCTTCTCGATCTCCACTTCCTTCTCTATGGCCGTTAGAGAGTTGCCGATCTTGTCGACGATCCTGACCAGATCGGTATTGGAGATGCGAAGCCGCCTGCGTACGGACTTGACCTGCACTGCGTTCGTAAGATCGAGCGTTGTGCGAATGGGCCGTGGCGGTCTTGAGGACAGCATGAGTAGATCTCCTGACCGAGGTAAGAGCGACGATGTCTTTTTTGTTCCTATCGTCCGCCGACCGAAGGTCCCGAACGGCGATGAGTACGGCGAGGCGGCGATGGCAGCCGTCGCGGGCACCGCGGAGCCAGCTACGACAGGTTGAGATGGCCGACCTTATCCGCGCGGCGTAGCGCCATGGCCCGCTACCGCGCCGCGAACGGTTTCGAGGGTGGCGCGTTGCAACGCGGCTCGCCTCTCGGCAATGGCGTTGCTCAAGAGGTCGAGCACCAGCTCAAATGCCGCCAGCTCCTCCCCCTCGATAGCGCCGTCATCGTAGCACTCGAGCGTTTCAGCGATGATGGCGTCGGCCTCACGCTGCAGGGCCAGAAGCTCCTGATTGGATTCCGCGGTCCGCGCGCTGGACACCATGGCCAGGATTCTCTTGCGATGGCTGGTATTGTCCTCCCTTTCGTCGCGGTTCAAATAGCGGCGCAACCAAGCGCCGGCCGAGCCGATTCCGGAGAGAAGCAGGAGCCCGAACCAGAAGTAATCGCCATACCGGTCGAGGAAGGTGCGTTCATTGCCGTCAATGACGGCCGCCGCTCCCCGATGGACCTGCAGCTCGGTGTCCTTCTCGAGGTCCGGCTTGGTGATGTGTGCAGCGCCGGGGGCCAGCCGCGCGATCGTCTGGCGAACGGCAAAGAGCTGCCGGAAAAAGGCGGCGACCGTCGTTTCGGACAAGGTCTTTCTCGCCACGATGAGATGGCTGACGCTGACCGTCTCGACTTTGTCATCCGGCCAAGCTGGATCCGCATTGAAGACGCTGGGCGGAATCTCCTCGGATTCATAGCGGGGATGCTTCAGGGCGATCGCTTCCGATGTCTCGATGGCGAGAAACTTCGGCTCGCCGCGTGCCCGCGCCGTTGCGACGACGGCCTCCGCTGTAATTTTGCTGTCGAGCGGCCCGACCGCCATGAATGCGTCGAGGGTGTGATCGCGTGCCAGCTCCTGGATCTGCTCAGTGCCAAAGTGCGTCACCGCGACCTTGTCCGCCTGCACTCCGGCGGCGCTCAGGATGACGCGCAGCAACGCGGCGTTCGCCGCGGTCCGCCCGATCACGCCGACACGGCGCCCTGCGAGATCGGCGACCTCCTTGATTTTCGGCGGGCCCTTTCTTTTCGAACTCTTGCCGGCAAGTCCAGACGGCGCCCACAGCACAACGAAGTTCTTGCGCAAGACGGCGACGGTCTGCGCCGCGGCGGGCATTTCCAGATCGCCCCGGCCGACGGCAAGGTCCGCCTTGCCGGCCCCAAGCAGGGCGAGAGACTCCACCGCCCCTTCGGTTTTGATCGGAGCCAGCCTGATCGTTCGGCTTTCGCTGCCGAAGGCATCGGCCATCGCCTGAATGACTTTGTGGTCGTCGCTGCCCGGCGGTCCAACGGCGATCCTGAGAACGTCCGGCCGCAACGCATAATAGAGTGCACCCGCTGCGGCGCCAAAAACAAGAAATCCAACGGCGAGGACCAACAGTAAGGAATTGCTCCTTCTCCGCTCTCGGCGGGCCGCGTCACTGGTCGTCTGACTTGGACTCTCGGACGAGGACATTGCCGCTGCCGCCGCAGATCGAGGCGCCTCCCGCTTGGCAGGATACCACGTTTTCCCGAGCATAACGTCTTGGCGGCCGTCCTGGTTCACAACCGTCCGAGGCCTGAACGCCTGCCAAGCGCGCCGTCGTGACGGCCGGCACTCGGCAAGCGTCATGCTGATGGCCGGCTGCCTGCACCTGGTCATTCGCGCGGTGATCCAGAGAAGCCACATTCCGGAATGAGGGGGTCCCGCTGCCGCCATTGGCGCCCGCCCCGCGATCATGTACGCCGATCCGAAATCTTCTCGGGACGGGACGCCCATGACGACCGCTGCCACGAAAGACGCGGGAGATGGCACCCGCGCCCTGATCTTTGCGCTGCTCGCGCTGGCCTGCGGGCACATGCTCTCGACCCTGCTGCGCACCATTCCGGCGGTCAGCCTCGACCTGATGGCGGCGGATTTCCATATCGAGCCGCAGGCGCTGGCCAGCCTCACCTCGGTCTATCCCTTCGCCTTTGCCGCGGCACAGATTCCGGTCGGCGCGGCGATGGATCGCTTCGGTGTGCGGCCGGTGGCGCTCAGCCTGCTCGCGGGAACCGTGATCGGCGCCATCGCGTCGGGGTTTGCGACCGGGCCTGCGAGCTTTGCGGTCGGGCAGGTGCTGCTCGGCGTTGCCACCTCGGGCATGCTGATGTGCCCGATGACTCTTGCCGCCAAGCAATTGTCGGCCGGCCGCTTCGGGCTATGGTCGGGCGCGATCCTCTCAATCGGCAATATCGGCATGCTGCTGTCGTCGAGCCCGCTCGCCTTCGTGGTCGACACTTGGGGCTGGCGCGCCGGGTTCTGGATCTCCGCAGCTGGCGGCATCGCGGTGGCGCTCGCCGTGTTCGCGCTGGTGCCGCACCAGGCGGCCGAGCACAAGGACGATTCCTCGCCGCTATCGCAGATGATCGAGGTGCTCCGGCTCGGACTGTCACGGCCCTTGCGCGGCCTGATCGCGCTGGCGCTGGTGTCGCTCGCGAGCTCGCTGGTGCTGCGCGGCCTGTGGGGCGGGCCGTGGCTGATGCAGGTCAAGGACCTGTCGCGGGTCGAGGCCGGCAACCAGCTCGGCGCGTTCACGCTGGCGATGATCGCCGGCCCTCTCTGCATCGGCATGATCGACCGCAGGCTGGGCCGCCGCCGCGCGCTGGTGGCGGCCTCGCATATGGTCGGGGCGCTGCTCCTGGCGCTGATGGCGTTGGGGGCGCCGCATTACGCGGTCTCCGTGCTGTTCGGCATGCCGATGATGCCGCCGCAATACGACCTCGTGCTGTTCGTGCTCATTGGCCTTGCGACCTCCGCGCAGCCGCTGCTGTTCGGCATGTCCCGGCAGCTAGTCGATGCGCAAACCGCGGGCAAGGCGCTCGCGGCCGTGAACCTCGCGTTCTTTCTCGGCGCGGCCTTGATGCAGTCGGTCACCGGTGCGGTGGCGGCACTCGCCGGGCTGCCGGCGGTGCTGCTGTTCATGGCTGCCATGCTGGCATTCGGTGTGCTGATCTTCTTGGCTTACACCTCGCCAAGTCCATAAAGCGCGATGAGATCAGAATGAATCGTCATCGCGCTGTAGGTTATTTGTTTGAGCATGATCTTTTCGGAAAACCGCTGCACACTTTTCCGGATCATGCTCTAGGATGACGCGCCCCGCCTGCCAAAGGAATCACTCATGCCCGTCGACACCAAGGCCGCCACCGACCGCCTCATGCGCTTCCTCTCCGTCGAGGGCGTGACGGGACAGGAGGCGGCGATCGGGCGAGAGCTCACGGCCGCGCTGAAGGAGAGTGGCGTGCCGGCGAAGGCGATCCGGCTCGACGATGCCAACACGCGCATTCCCGTGCCGACCGAGACCGGCAACCTCATCGTCGACCTGCCCGGCCGCGGCGCGCTGCACAACCAGCCGCGCATCATGTTCATGACCCACATGGACACCGTGCCGCTCTGCGCCGGCGCCAGACCTAAGAAATCGGGGCGCAAGATCGTCAACGAGGCCAAGACCGCGCTCGGCGGCGACAATCGCTGCGGCTGCGGCGTGCTGGTGACGCTGGCCGCGGAGCTCGAAAAGCAGAAGCTCGATCATCCGCCGATCACGCTCTTGTTCTGCGTGCGCGAGGAGAGCGGGCTCTATGGCGCGCGCCACGTCAAGCTCGACGAGCTCGGCGCGCCGGTGATGGCCTTCAACTATGACGGCGGCTCGGCCTCCAACGTCGTCGTCGGCGCGGTCGGCGCCGACCGCTGGACCGTCGAGATCTTCGGCCGCGCCTCGCATGCCGGCGTGGCGCCGGAGCGCGGCATCTCCGCGACCATGATCATGGCGCTGGCGCTCGCCGAGGTGAAGGCGGGCGGCTGGTTCGGCAAGGTGGTGAAGGGCAAGCAGCAAGGCACCAGCAATGTCGGCCCCGTCACCGGCGGCGAGGGCCGCCCGGCGGGCGATGCCACCAATGTCGTCACCGACTACGTGCATGTGCGCGGCGAATGCCGCAGCCATGACGGGAAGTTCTTCAAGGAGATCACCAAGGCCTACAAGGCCGCGTTCGAGAAGGCCGCCAAGAAAGTCACCAACGCGCAAGGCAAATCCGGCAAGGTCAAGTTCAAGGCGCAGACCGACTATTATCCATTCCGCATGAAGGAGAGCCTGCCCGTGGTCCAACGCGCGATCGCGGCGGTCTCTGCCGTAGGTGGAACTCCGAACGTCCGCGCCGCCAATGGCGGCCTGGATGCCAACTGGATGGTCCGCCACGGCATTCCGACCGTGACCTTCGGCGCAGGGCAGAACGAGGCGCACACGATCGACGAATGGATCAATCTCGACGAATATGACCGCGCCTGCGCGCTGGCGCTTCAGCTCGCGACGATGCGGTGACCCGCCCTGCACGGTGCGCGCTTGCCCGCCGGTGCGCACCGTCCTAGCCTGCAAAGAAAACGCAGGAAGGAACCATGGCGCGCATCGCAACGACCGAGACCGGACTCTACCGGATCCCCCTCCCCATCACGCTCTCCGACTCCACCCATGGCGAGATCGCCGCGTTCGAGCTGATCACCTGCCGCATCCGTGATGCCGACGGCGCCGAGGGCGTCGGCTACACCTACACCGTCGGGCGCAATGGCGGCGCCGTCGCCAACATCCTCAAGCGCGAGATCCCCGTACTGATCGAGGGACGCGAGGCCGACGACACCGAAGCGATCTGGCATCACCTCTGGTGGGCGCTGCATTATGGCGGCCGCGGCGGGCCGGTGGTGCTGGCGCTGTCCGCGCTCGACATCGCGCTGTGGGACCTGAAGGCGCGGCGCGCCAAGCTGCCGCTGTTCCGCCTGCTCGGCGGTTTTGACGCGGCCGTGCCGTGCTATGCCGGCGGCATCGACCTCGATCTCTCCGTCGACGCGCTGCTCAAGCAGACCGACGGCAATCTCGCCAAAGGATTTCGCGCCATCAAGATGAAGGTCGGCCGGCCCGACCTGAAATCCGACGTCGCGCGCGTCTCCGCAATGCGGCAGCATCTCGGCGATGGTTTTCCGCTGATGGCGGATGCCAACATGAAATGGACCGTCGAGGAGGCCATCCGTGCCGCCCGCGCTTTCGTTCCTTATGACCTCACCTGGCTCGAGGAGCCGATCATTCCCGATGACGTCGCAGGCCACGCGCGGATCATGCAGGCCGGTGGCGTGCCGATCGCGGCCGGCGAGAATCTGCGTTCGCTGTGGGAGTTCAAGAACTACATCGCCAGTGGCGCGGTGTCCTATCCCGAACCCGACGTCACCAATTGCGGCGGCGTGAGTGCGTTCATGAAGATCGCGCGGCTGGCCGAAGCCTTCAACCTGCCGGTCACCAGCCACGGTGCGCACGACATCACCGTGCATCTGCTCGCGGCCTGCCCGAACCGCTCCTATCTGGAGGCGCATGGTTTCGGGCTGGACAAATATATCGAGCACCCGCTGGTGCTGAAGGACGGCATGGCGCTGGCGCCGGACCGGCCCGGCCACGGCATCGGTTTTGACTGGAACGGGCTGGCGAAGCTGGCGGGGTAGCGTTCAATCGTGGCCGCGAACGAGGTGCGCTCCCTCTCCCGCTTGCGGGAGAGGGTTGGGGAGAGGGTATCTCCGCAACGGGACAATCTCCGAGGCGAAAGAACCCTCACCCGGCGCTACGCGCCGACCTCTCCCGCAAGCGGGAGAGGTAAGTGGGGCCGCGGCAAGATTGGGCTCATCGGCCGTCATCAGACTGATCGTTGCTGCACGCGTGCTATTCTCGTCTGCTGGATGCACAGGTCGCAGACTTCGATATGATAGCCGCAACCGACATCACCCAAGAGCTTCTATCTTGACACCCGAGCTGCACCAGAAACTGACCGCGTGGCGCCAGCACCTGCATGCGCATCCCGAATTGTCCCTCCAGGAGAAGGCCACCGCCGCTTTCGTGCAGGACCGGCTCACCGAGCTCGGCATTCCCTTCGTCTCAGGCATCGGCGGGCACGGCATCGTCGCGACCTTGGTGCGCGGGCATGCGCAGAGGCGCGTCGGCCTGCGCGCCGACATGGATGCGCTGCCGATCACCGAGGACACCGGCCTGCCCTACGCCTCGACAACGCCAGGCGTGATGCATGCCTGCGGCCATGACGGACACACCGCCTCGCTGCTCGGCGCGGCGGCGCTGCTCGCCGCCGACACCGATTGGAGCGGCACGGTCGATTTCATCTTCCAGCCGGCCGAGGAAGGCTTTGGCGGCTCCCGCGCGATGGTCGCGGCCGGGCTGTTCGACCGCTTTCCGATGGAACGGGTGTTCGGCTTTCACAACTGGCCGGGCCTTGCCGCCGGCAGCATCGCGGTCCATGACGGCGTCGTCATGGCCTCCGGCGGGCGCATCACCATCACCATCGAGGGCCATGCCGGGCATGCCGGCATGCCGCATCTGACGCGCGATCCGGTGATGGCGGCCGGCCATCTGATCGTGGCGCTGCAATCGATCGTGGCGCGCGGCGTCGATCCGCTCGACACTGCCGTGCTCTCGCTGTGCACGATCGAAGGCGGCACCGCGCCGAACCAGATCGCCGGACGCGTCACGATCCGCGGCACGCTGCGGTATCACCGCGACGCGGTCAAGGACACCATCCTCGACGGGATCGAGCGCAGCTGCGCTGGCATCGCGACCAGCTTTGGCGTCAAGGTCACACCCGAGATCGTCATGGGTGTCGGCGTGGTGATCAACACGCCGGCGGAAGCGGGCCTCGCCCGCATCGCCGCAGAGAAGGTGCAGGCTCCGGTGCGGCGCGACCTCGCACCCAGCATGGCCGGTGAGGATTTTGCGTTCTACCTCCAGCAGCGTCCGGGCGCCTTCGTCTGGATCGGCAACGGGGACTTGCGCGACGGCGCGGAGCTGCACGGCCCGCGCTATGATTTCAACGACGCGATCCTCCCGGTCGCATCGAGCTGGATGGCCGAGGTCGCCAAGACGGCGCTGGCGTCGAACTAGAGCGCAATGAGATTGAGTTTCTCCCTCTCCCGCTTGCGGGAGAGGGCTGGGGAGAGGGTGTCTCCCCAATGGGACACTTCCGATGAGGAAACAGCCCTCACCCGGCGCTTCGCCGTAGCCGAGGCTCTGCCTCGGCGTCTTTTGAGATGACGACCGCCGAAGGCGGCCACGCCTCTCCCGCAAGCGGGAGAGGTTTACGGAGCCGGCGGCGCTTCAAGTGATTCAACCTGAAGCCAGCTCGCTCTAGGCCCGTTCAGGAAATCTCGCGCGGCAGCTTCCAATCCGGCCGCGGCTCGCAAACCTCGTCCACCCGCTTGACGTGATAGCCGGCCGGCAGAATCCGGCCACCTTCCTCGTCGGCGACCGGGACGTCGGTCACCAATCCCTCGATCAAGGCGGCTTCCCACACCTCTTTCTCGGTCGGAAAGGGACTGCCGATCTGCTTGTTGCCTTCGAACAGCGCGTACATCGGTTCCGGTCCTGCGTTGATCAAGAGCAACGTATCGGCCGCACGGACGTTCCCTTCCGGCAAATTGCAACGAATGGCACGTAAAAGATGGCGCGCGTTCTGATCGGCACCTCCGGCTGGCATTACGCCTCCTGGCGAGGCCCGTTCTTTCCCGAGGGCGTGACGCTGAAGGAGCAGCTGCGCTACTACGCCGGACAGTTCGACACCACCGAGCTGAACGGCGTGTTCTACCGCACGCCGACGCCGGAAGCGGTGAAAGGGTGGCGGGAGCAGACCGGCCGCGATTTCGTCTTCGCCTGGAAGGCGTCGAAATTCATCACGCACTGGAAGCGCCTGTCGGGCCGCTCCGTCAACAGCCTCGAGCTGCTGGAGGATCGCATCTCACGGCTGGGCCGCAAGGCCGGCCCGATCCTGTTCCAGCTCCCGCCGCAATTCGAGGCGGACGCCGACCGCCTCGCCGCCTTCTTCAAGCTGTTGTCGCGGAGGCGGCGCTACAGCTTCGAATTCCGTCATCCGAGCTGGTATCAGCCGCGCATTCTGCGAATGCTGGCCGACGAGAACATCTCGCTGTGCCTGTCCGATCATCACGATGCGCCGGCACCATGGAAGCGCACGGCGGATTTCGTCTATGTGCGCGGACACGGCCCGAGCGGGCGCTATCACGGGCACTACACCAAAGCCATGCTGACGCAATGGGCGCGGCGGATCAAATCGTGGAAGCGGCAGGGCTGCGACGTCTATGTCTATTTCGACAACGACCAGAAGAGCGCGGCACCGGCCGATGCACGGGCGTTGAAGCAATTGCTGTAGCAGGCGGACGCCGGCTCGCCCCGCATAGCTCGACCTCTTGATTCCCGCCGTGGACGAAGGGAACGGACACCCGCTGCCCCGCGCGTTCCGCGCCTCGCGGCGCGCCCGTGCGCTTGACGCACGGCGTCTTGAGAGGTCTAATAGCCATTGACAACAATTGTTCGCATTCCGAACATTTTTGCTTGGACCAGAGCGGGCTCACAACACCGCGTCCGTCACCAGAGGAAACGTCAACGATGCAAGCCATCCTCAACGGCGAGAGCACGCTCATCATCACGATGATCGTCGCCTATATCGCCTTCACGTCCTGGCTCACGCTGAAACTGCGCAGCCGAACCAGCGACCAGTTCATGACTGGCGCGCGCGCAATGCCGGCCGTCGTCGTCGGCGTGCTGATGATGTCCGAATTCGTTGGCGCCAAGTCGACCGTCGGCACGGCGCAGGAGGCGTTCCAGTCGGGCATCGCGGCAGGCTGGGCCGTGCTCGGCGCCTCGATCGGCTTCTTGCTGTTCGGGCTGTTGATGGTGAAGAAGCTCTACAATTCCGGCGAATACACCATCTCGGCCGCGATTGCGCAGAAATACGGCAAGTCGACCATGCTCACGGTATCGGTGATCATGATCTACGCCCTGCTGCTGGTGAATGTCGGCAACTACGTCAGCGGGGCGGCCGCGATCGCCACCGCGCTGCATGTCAGCCTGCCTGTCGCGATGTGCGTCATCGCCGTCGTGAGCACCTTCTACTACGTGTTCGGCGGCTTGAAGGGCGTCGCCTGGGTGACGATCCTGCACAGCGCCATCAAGGTCGTCGGCATCCTCATCATCTTTGCGGTGGCGATGTCGCTGACCGGCGGGATTGCGCCGATGCGGGCCAAGCTGCCGGTGTACTATTTCAGCTGGGACGGCAAGATCGGCTTTGCGACCATCTTCGCCTGGACCTTCGGCACGGTCGGCGCGATCTTTTCGACGCAGTTCATTGTCCAGGCGATCTCCTCGACGCCGAGCGCCGACGACGCCCGCAAGGCGAC from Bradyrhizobium zhanjiangense includes these protein-coding regions:
- a CDS encoding PQQ-binding-like beta-propeller repeat protein — its product is MTGTARRRSGCTLSARLLLGVGILLTGVLPDHAEEALNSRGEALYRTRCASCHEGGVARAPDANALRQFRPERMSFALMFGMMSQQGRDLSQREIQAIVRYLVGTAPEQQQPLPDSTCGERGPALADASLPRWNGWGVDIAQHRFQPAAMAQLSPDDVPRLKLKWAFGFPGDTRAYAQPTVWGGRVFVGSAGGKVYALDARLGCQRWVFDAGFGVRTAITIGEDERGTTAYFGDQRGETYALDAESGKLLWRRRIDAHAGAVITGAPTLVNNVLYVPVSSVEEVLAIDPRYSCCTFRGLIAALDARTGEVLWRGYVSPPAQPIRLNEIGVQLFGPSGGAIWSSPTVDLKTSRIYATTGDSYLDPASTTSDAFVAFDLGTGRLAWSRQLTEGDAYNVACSSQYRANCPGTKGPDFDFGSSPMLVDLPDGRRALIAGQKSGMVYALDPDRDGAIIWQRRVGLGSTLGGVQWGSAADDANVYVAVSDVGMKAVPPAAAGAQKSVFGLPMKLDPSQGGGLYAMNQATGEIVWHTAHPGCGDRPGCSPAQSAAVTAIPGVVFSGGLDGHLRAYAAKSGEIIWDVDTMRDYATVNGVSAHGGSLDGPGPVIAGGILYVNSGYTNYGTAPGNVLLAFTVDGQ
- a CDS encoding DUF3606 domain-containing protein codes for the protein MLSSRPPRPIRTTLDLTNAVQVKSVRRRLRISNTDLVRIVDKIGNSLTAIEKEVEIEKLTVQQCNAKDTPTTLE
- a CDS encoding TAXI family TRAP transporter solute-binding subunit encodes the protein MSSSESPSQTTSDAARRERRRSNSLLLVLAVGFLVFGAAAGALYYALRPDVLRIAVGPPGSDDHKVIQAMADAFGSESRTIRLAPIKTEGAVESLALLGAGKADLAVGRGDLEMPAAAQTVAVLRKNFVVLWAPSGLAGKSSKRKGPPKIKEVADLAGRRVGVIGRTAANAALLRVILSAAGVQADKVAVTHFGTEQIQELARDHTLDAFMAVGPLDSKITAEAVVATARARGEPKFLAIETSEAIALKHPRYESEEIPPSVFNADPAWPDDKVETVSVSHLIVARKTLSETTVAAFFRQLFAVRQTIARLAPGAAHITKPDLEKDTELQVHRGAAAVIDGNERTFLDRYGDYFWFGLLLLSGIGSAGAWLRRYLNRDEREDNTSHRKRILAMVSSARTAESNQELLALQREADAIIAETLECYDDGAIEGEELAAFELVLDLLSNAIAERRAALQRATLETVRGAVAGHGATPRG
- a CDS encoding MFS transporter, which gives rise to MTTAATKDAGDGTRALIFALLALACGHMLSTLLRTIPAVSLDLMAADFHIEPQALASLTSVYPFAFAAAQIPVGAAMDRFGVRPVALSLLAGTVIGAIASGFATGPASFAVGQVLLGVATSGMLMCPMTLAAKQLSAGRFGLWSGAILSIGNIGMLLSSSPLAFVVDTWGWRAGFWISAAGGIAVALAVFALVPHQAAEHKDDSSPLSQMIEVLRLGLSRPLRGLIALALVSLASSLVLRGLWGGPWLMQVKDLSRVEAGNQLGAFTLAMIAGPLCIGMIDRRLGRRRALVAASHMVGALLLALMALGAPHYAVSVLFGMPMMPPQYDLVLFVLIGLATSAQPLLFGMSRQLVDAQTAGKALAAVNLAFFLGAALMQSVTGAVAALAGLPAVLLFMAAMLAFGVLIFLAYTSPSP
- a CDS encoding M20/M25/M40 family metallo-hydrolase, translated to MPVDTKAATDRLMRFLSVEGVTGQEAAIGRELTAALKESGVPAKAIRLDDANTRIPVPTETGNLIVDLPGRGALHNQPRIMFMTHMDTVPLCAGARPKKSGRKIVNEAKTALGGDNRCGCGVLVTLAAELEKQKLDHPPITLLFCVREESGLYGARHVKLDELGAPVMAFNYDGGSASNVVVGAVGADRWTVEIFGRASHAGVAPERGISATMIMALALAEVKAGGWFGKVVKGKQQGTSNVGPVTGGEGRPAGDATNVVTDYVHVRGECRSHDGKFFKEITKAYKAAFEKAAKKVTNAQGKSGKVKFKAQTDYYPFRMKESLPVVQRAIAAVSAVGGTPNVRAANGGLDANWMVRHGIPTVTFGAGQNEAHTIDEWINLDEYDRACALALQLATMR
- a CDS encoding mandelate racemase/muconate lactonizing enzyme family protein, with protein sequence MARIATTETGLYRIPLPITLSDSTHGEIAAFELITCRIRDADGAEGVGYTYTVGRNGGAVANILKREIPVLIEGREADDTEAIWHHLWWALHYGGRGGPVVLALSALDIALWDLKARRAKLPLFRLLGGFDAAVPCYAGGIDLDLSVDALLKQTDGNLAKGFRAIKMKVGRPDLKSDVARVSAMRQHLGDGFPLMADANMKWTVEEAIRAARAFVPYDLTWLEEPIIPDDVAGHARIMQAGGVPIAAGENLRSLWEFKNYIASGAVSYPEPDVTNCGGVSAFMKIARLAEAFNLPVTSHGAHDITVHLLAACPNRSYLEAHGFGLDKYIEHPLVLKDGMALAPDRPGHGIGFDWNGLAKLAG
- a CDS encoding amidohydrolase, encoding MTPELHQKLTAWRQHLHAHPELSLQEKATAAFVQDRLTELGIPFVSGIGGHGIVATLVRGHAQRRVGLRADMDALPITEDTGLPYASTTPGVMHACGHDGHTASLLGAAALLAADTDWSGTVDFIFQPAEEGFGGSRAMVAAGLFDRFPMERVFGFHNWPGLAAGSIAVHDGVVMASGGRITITIEGHAGHAGMPHLTRDPVMAAGHLIVALQSIVARGVDPLDTAVLSLCTIEGGTAPNQIAGRVTIRGTLRYHRDAVKDTILDGIERSCAGIATSFGVKVTPEIVMGVGVVINTPAEAGLARIAAEKVQAPVRRDLAPSMAGEDFAFYLQQRPGAFVWIGNGDLRDGAELHGPRYDFNDAILPVASSWMAEVAKTALASN
- a CDS encoding DUF72 domain-containing protein, which gives rise to MARVLIGTSGWHYASWRGPFFPEGVTLKEQLRYYAGQFDTTELNGVFYRTPTPEAVKGWREQTGRDFVFAWKASKFITHWKRLSGRSVNSLELLEDRISRLGRKAGPILFQLPPQFEADADRLAAFFKLLSRRRRYSFEFRHPSWYQPRILRMLADENISLCLSDHHDAPAPWKRTADFVYVRGHGPSGRYHGHYTKAMLTQWARRIKSWKRQGCDVYVYFDNDQKSAAPADARALKQLL